One segment of Setaria viridis chromosome 4, Setaria_viridis_v4.0, whole genome shotgun sequence DNA contains the following:
- the LOC117852039 gene encoding RING-H2 finger protein ATL32, giving the protein MTTPRHHAAPPPLLAALILLLLLVGPAAAQGPSRDKDNGGGGGGGYSRQTQPPGFSAPMVVLLVALIAAFFFIGFFSVYMRRCGRGASSGGPAIPASALLALSRQEERNRQRGLDPTVVASYPTMRYAEAKELRVGGKDAALECAVCLSEFEDDEELRLLPRCSHAFHPDCIGEWLAGHVTCPVCRCSLDPQELAAAEANSSGELAGEDQQADSVAIDVSCDGAEEEDRRREEAMELERIGSQRRAVRSRSGRPPLPPPLVPRSHSTGHSLATRLDGDLERFTLRLPEHVRREMVAAGEESLRRTGPAERDRDRDRDGSAGAARSARLGRSDRWPSFIARTLSSRVPFWSASRRVPVPDAGEPAVAAGTTTEASPRTTKREKTANAADGGAVTPPKGSVRFDCLGGAATAVSGARVGAAAGDSETEDDDEEKAIARQRQA; this is encoded by the coding sequence atgacgACGCCTCGCCAccatgccgcgccgccgccgctactcgCCGCGCTCATCCTACTACTACTGCTCGTcgggcccgccgccgcgcagggGCCGTCGCGGGACAAGGacaacggcggcggaggaggcggagggtaCAGCAGGCAGACGCAGCCGCCGGGGTTCAGCGCGCCCATGGTTGTGCTCCTCGTGGCGCTCATcgcggccttcttcttcatcggcttcttctccGTGTACatgcggcggtgcgggcggggCGCCTCCTCGGGCGGCCCGGCCATCCCAGCCTCCGCGCTGCTCGCGCTGTCGCGGCAGGAGGAGCGGAACCGGCAGCGCGGGCTCGACCCCACCGTGGTCGCGTCGTACCCGACCATGAGGTACGCGGAGGCCAAGGAGCTCCGGGTCGGGGGCAAGGACGCCGCGCTCGAGTGCGCGGTCTGCCTCAGCGAgttcgaggacgacgaggagctcCGGCTGCTGCCCCGGTGCAGCCACGCCTTCCATCCGGACTGCATCGGCGAGTGGCTCGCCGGCCACGTCACCTGCCCCGTCTGCCGGTGCAGCCTCGACCCCCAGGAGCTCGCCGCGGCCGAGGCGAACAGCTCCGGCGAGCTGGCTGGGGAGGACCAGCAGGCGGATTCGGTGGCTATCGACGTGAGCTgcgacggcgccgaggaggaggacaggaggagggaggaggcgatggAGCTGGAGCGGATCGGGAGCCAGCGCCGCGCGGTGCGGTCGCGGTcggggcggccgccgctgccgccgccgctcgtcccgCGGTCGCACTCCACGGGCCACTCCCTCGCCACGCGCCTCGACGGTGACCTCGAGCGCTTCACGCTGCGGCTGCCGGAGCACGTGCGCAGGGAGATGGTCGCCGCTGGCGAGGAGAGCCTGCGCCGCACGGGGCCGGCGGAGCGGGACCGGGACCGGGACCGGgacggcagcgccggcgccgcccgaaGCGCGCGGCTCGGGCGGTCGGACCGGTGGCCGTCGTTCATCGCGCGGACGCTCTCGTCAAGGGTCCCGTTCTGGTCCGCGTCGAGGAGGGTGCCGGTGCCCGACGCGGGGGAGCCCGCCGTGGCGGCAGGGACGACGACGGAAGCGTCCCCGAGGACCACCAAGCGTGAGAAAACGGCCaacgcggcggacggcggcgccgtgaCCCCGCCCAAGGGGAGCGTCCGCTTCGActgcctcggcggcgccgccactgCCGTCTCCGGCGCGAGggtcggcgccgcggccggcgacaGCGAgaccgaggacgacgacgaggagaagGCGATCGCCCGGCAGCGGCAGGCCTGA
- the LOC140222549 gene encoding uncharacterized protein, with amino-acid sequence MAQVNGQFDLLEELEAAEVAAQAAIHAAGQAAAAAGGQAAAQPAAQAAPEAGAQAAAAAGGLAAGVGGAGQQPRAAMRWTNVMSAFVLRRFCQLISTGVRTDKGFKEVHLNQVAKSVVEFSGLEVTGTQVYNHLRKWRQRWVRVIKLRELSGALWDDDNFMITLEDDHYKGHVQAHPKDAELLNKPIENYQQIEVIFGNGLATGKYAMGSSEPLGSPSDFADSENDHIKLDDMAGKGQAAGPLGSEGGNKRKRSMLSEGDILVMQGMTDAVNNVANAIIQTKVEDVHPDLYDAIMFMPGFTDEELMAAYEHLLGNKAHGTAFVKMNNSHRVLWLKTYLAKHFYMH; translated from the exons ATGGCACAAGTGAATGGTCAGTTTGACCTGCTGGAGGAACTTGAGGCTGCTGAGGTTGCTGCCCAAGCTGCCATCCATGCTGCTGGCCAGGCTGCCGCAGCTGCTGGTGGCCAGGCTGCAGCTCAACCTGCTGCCCAGGCTGCACCTGAAGCTGGTGCCCAGGCTGCCGCAGCTGCTGGAGGCCTGGCTGCAGGTGTTGGTGGTGCTGGGCAGCAACCCAGGGCTGCTATGAGGTGGACTAATGTGATGTCTGCATTTGTGCTTCGCCGGTTCTGTCAACTGATCTCTACTGGTGTCAGAACTGACAAGGGGTTCAAGGAAGTGCACTTGAACCAAGTTGCCAAGAGTGTGGTTGAGTTCTCAGGGCTTGAGGTCACAGGGACTCAGGTCTACAACCATTTGAGGAAGTGGAGACAGAGGTGGGTCAGGGTGATCAAGCTGAGAGAGCTGAGTGGTGCACTGTGGGATGATGACAACTTCATGATCACTTTGGAGGATGACCACTACAAGGGCCATGTGCAG GCACACCCAAAGGATGCTGAACTGTTGAACAAGCCCATTGAGAACTACCAGCAGATAGAGGTGATCTTTGGGAATGGGTTGGCAACAGGGAAATATGCTATGGGATCGAGTGAACCTTTGGGGTCCCCTTCTGACTTTGCAGATTCAGAGAATGACCACATTAAGCTGGATGATATGGCAGGGAAGGGTCAAGCTGCTGGTCCTCTTGGTTCAGAAGGAGggaacaagaggaagaggtcCATGCTTAGTGAGGGGGACATTTTGGTGATGCAAGGGATGACTGATGCTGTGAACAATGTTGCCAATGCCATTATTCAGACCAAGGTAGAGGATGTGCACCCTGATCTCTATGATGCTATCATGTTCATGCCTGGTTTCACTGATGAAGAACTGATGGCTGCCTATGAACACCTTCTTGGCAACAAGGCTCATGGTACTGCTTTTGTCAAGATGAATAATTCTCACAGGGTGCTGTGGTTGAAGACCTACTTGGCAAAGCACTTCTACATGCACTGA
- the LOC140222550 gene encoding protein ALP1-like, with the protein MATAVARSKPPMTMAAATREEQVQSWQWRPCASSSHDEGNGSGGRAPAASTMMATAAAMCEQQARRQQDGNNIDDQAFELLTDLLGQMGLEDKRRMLIIHAAALVAAMYAFFLNRLRLAKPSRPQISYAPMSAMDEERQKNLDRIYNCNDVECVNMLRMRRAPFFRLCNLLRGRDLLRDTIHSSVEEQVAMFLHVVGHNQRFRVIHQSWRRSVETVSRHFKEVLYAIGELRHEIIKAPSTETPLKIRNSSRWYPYFKDCVGAIDGTHIYARVPAKMQSAFRGRKHYTTQNVLAAVDFDLKFTYVLAGWEGSAHDATILADALEREDGLRVPEGKFYLVDAGYACRPGFLPPYRGTRYHLNEFGGRNYPTNPRELFNLRHSSLRVTVERAFGALKNRFRIIDNKPFHPFKTQVKLVLACCILHNWILGHGPDEVIPLESTWEPNSVNGHGVPVDDNAARASVRDEWANEMWASRGNAHL; encoded by the exons ATGGCAACAGCAGTCGCGCGCAGCAAGCCGCCGATGACAATGGCAGCAGCCACGCGCGAGGAGCAAGTGCAATCATGGCAATGGCGGCCGTGCGCCAGCAGCAGCCACGATGAAggcaacggcagcggcggccgcgcgccagCAGCAAGCACGATGATGGCAACGGCAGCGGCCATGTGCGAGCAGCAAGCGCGGCGGCAGCAAGATGGCAACAACATCGACGACCAAGC GTTCGAGTTGTTGACGGATCTGTTGGGCCAG ATGGGTCTTGAAGACAAGAGACGCATGCTTATTATTCATGCAGCTGCTCTAGTGGCTGCCATGTATGCATTCTTCCTGAATAGGCTTAGGCTGGCTAAACCCTCACGTCCGCAGATTAGTTATGCCCCCATGAGTGCTATGGATGAGGAAAGGCAAAAAAATTTGGATAGAATATATAACTGTAATGATGTAGAGTGTGTAAACATGCTACGCATGAGAAGAGCCCCTTTCTTTAGGCTATGTAATTTGCTTAGGGGCAGGGACTTGCTTAGAGATACCATACATAGCAGTGTAGAAGAGCAAGTTGCTATGTTTCTCCATGTTGTTGGGCATAACCAAAGGTTTAGAGTTATCCATCAAAGTTGGAGGAGATCTGTAGAGACAGTAAGTAGACATTTCAAAGAGGTGTTGTATGCAATTGGTGAACTTAGGCATGAGATCATTAAGGCTCCATCAACTGAGACACCTCTTAAGATTAGAAACAGCtcaagatggtacccatatttcaag GATTGTGTTGGGGCTatagatggcactcacatcTATGCTAGAGTCCCAGCTAAGATGCAATCAGCATTTAGGGGGAGGAAACACTATACAACTCAAAATGTCCTAGCTGCAGTGGACTTTGATTTGAAGTTCACTTATGTGTTGGCTGGCTGGGAGGGTTCTGCACATGATGCCACCATTCTAGCAGATGCactagagagagaggatggTTTAAGGGTTCCAGAAG GGAAGTTCTATCTggtagatgctggatatgcatgcCGTCCTGGATTCCTACCTCCTTACAGGGGTACTAGATATCATCTTAATGAGTTCGGTGGTAGAAATTACCCAACCAATCCAAGGGAGCTGTTCAATTTGAGGCATTCTAGTCTGCGTGTTACGGTTGAAAGGGCTTTTGGGGCTTTAAAAAATAGATTTCGCATTATTGACAACAAACCTTTTCATCCATTCAAGACACAAGTGAAGTTGGTCCTTGCTTGTTGCATCTTGCATAATTGGATTCTGGGGCATGGACCTGATGAGGTTATTCCTCTTGAGTCCACATGGGAGCCTAATTCTGTTAATGGACATGGGGTCCctgttgatgacaatgcagcTCGGGCTTCTGTTAGAGATGAATGGGCTAATGAAATGTGGGCTAGTAGGGGTAATGCACATTTGTAG